ACAACTGCCACAATCAGCGTGGTCAGGTTGGCGTCCACGATCGTAGTGAAAGCCCGTGAGAAACCGTTATTAATCGCCATTCGCAGGCTGGAGCCCCGGTTTTTCTCTTCCCGGATACGCTCAAAAATCAGAACGTTTGCGTCGACCGCCATACCAATCGTCAGCACCAGACCAGCCAGGCCGGGCAGGGTGAAGGTCGCATTGATGAAAGACATGGCTCCCATCACCAGCAACAGGTTCAGCGTCAGACAGATATTGGCCACCAGGCCGGAGAAGCGATAGTAGATCAGCATGAACACGATCACGGCCACAGCCGCGATGATGATTGCCTGCTTCCCTTTCTGCTGAACGTCAACACCCAGCAGCGGGCTGATGGAGAACTCGGAGACCGGTTCCGGCTTCAGTGGAACTTCCAGGGCCCCGGCATTCAGGACGTTCAACAGGTCGGTAATTTCTTTCTGGGTAAAGTTACCGGTAATCTGCCCCTCGGATCCAATCGTGTCGATCAGACGGGGTGCCGAATGAACTTTACCGTCCAGCAACACGGCCAGGTGACGGTGGAAACCATCCTTACTGGGACGGTTTTTCGATGTCAGCTGGCTGAACAGGGTGCCGCCACGGGCATTGAATGTAAAGGCAACCGCAGGAGCACCGTTCTGGTCAGTCGACTGACGGGCCCGCACGAGGTACTTACCGGTGATGCGTCGGTCTTCGTTAGGTTCGATGATGACCAGCACTTCCTGTCCCTGGGACCCGTCTTTGCGGGTGAAGGGGCGAACGACCATCTGGTCATCAGTGCTGAAAGGCTCATCGCTGCTGACTTCTCGCCAGCTGGCGATCACGCGGCCTTCATTGTCACGCACATCCTTCCCCTTGGCTTCCATAGCCAGTCGCACTTCACGGGGATGGTCGCGGCGATTTGCGACAATATCGAATTCCAGGCTACCCAGTCGGGTAATCAGCGATTTAATCCGCTGGACGTCTTCGGTGTCGGCTCCCGGAACAATGACTTCAATCCGGCTCTGGCCAACCTTACGGACGGTCACTTCTTCGGTACCCGACGGATTGATACGACGCCCGATCGCGCCGACCATCTGGTCCATCACTTCGTTGGAAAGCTCTTTTTCGCTTTTACCCTGATCGACTTCGAAAACCATGTTCGAACCGCCGGCCAGGTCGATACCCAGACGAATGGCATTTCGCCAGTCGTGGCCATGCGAGATCTGCCAGATAAAGGGAGTCGCCGCTACGATGGCCACAAACAGGACCAGGCCGATCTTCTGTGAATACTCCTTCAACTTGAGAGCACGGGAAATCACCGCCCCCAGAATAAACGGCAGTACAAAGACAGCCAGAAGGATTAAGATGATAGTGACGGCGGATACGCCCGAAGGCGCTTTTTCGGTCGCTTCCTGAGCCAGCAGCGTTGCTGAGTGAAAATCAATCCCTGTCATTCAATTAGTCCTGAAACGATTCTTTTTGTCTGGGCCGATTCATTCGGCAATGATGATTTAAGCTGACAACTTCGTGCCAGATACTGACAAACTTCTCTGTTGAAACGCAACCTAGCTTGTTGTCTCTTTGGTTTCAACCTGATACAGCCCCTGAATGGCACTGCGACGCACTTTCATCTTGGAATTATCATCAATTTTCAGAGTCACTTCCTGATCTGACTCAGAAATATTGGCAATCGTGCCAATGATCCCACCGATGGTCACCACACGATCATTCTTCTTCAACTCTTTAAGCGCCTGCTCGCGTCGGGCCCGTTCCTTCTGTTGAGGACGGAACATGATGAAGTAGAAAAAAATCACGATCACAATCAAAGGCAACGACTGAACCAGGAACGAGGGACCAGCGGGCTGTTTGGCGGGTGTCTCTTGAGCAAGTACTAACAATGTCGACAATAAGGTGTGCATTTCGTTCTCTTCCCGGGCCAGCGTGGTAATCGATAAAGTGAGTCTCATGCGTCACTTAGATCTGACCCGCAACCCGATCCAGCAAGAAATTTCATATCAGTTTAACAGGCTCGGGTGGTTCACTGCTGTTTCGAATTTGGCCCAAACCTAAACAATTTCAGGAGTTATCCAGCAATCAAGTAAGCTGTATCTTAGAAAGATGCGTTCCAGCGGGCAAGGTGAACCGCCCTAAACTCCTCAACTTGATCATTCAGAATCGCCTCACGCAGATCCCGCACCAGTTTCTGATAAAAGGCAATGTTATGCAGCGAGATCAGAATTGGCCCCAGCATCTCCCGCGCCATGAATAAATGACGCAGATAAGCCCGGCTGTAATCACGCGAACCGGGCGAATCACACTCGGGATCCAGTGGACTCGGATCCCGGGCATGCTTTTGATTACGCAAATTCACACGTCCCTGACTGGTAAAAGCCATCCCATTTCTGCCATTTCGGGTCGGCATCACACAGTCAAACAGGTCCACGCCCCGCATGATGGCCTCGATCAGGTCGGACGGACGGCCCACACCCATCAGGTAGCGGGGTTTTTCCACAGGCAGCATCGGCGTTGTGAAATCCAGGGTGGAGTACATATCCTCAGGCTTTTCTCCTACGCTCAGGCCCCCAATCGCATACCCGGGAAATTCCAGTGGCAGCAGCCCCTCAGCCGAGCGTTCCCGCATTTTCTGATCGGTGCCCCCCTGAACGATGCCGAACAGGGCCTGATCATCCCGTTTCTGGGCATCCCGACAGCGGGCTGCCCACTTGGTCGTTCGATCGACGGCTTCCTGCATTTTTTCCAGCGGCACATCGTGTGGTGGGCACTCATCCAGACACATGATGCAGTCGGCCCCCAGCTGTTCCTGGATCTTCACTGCTTTTTCGGGCGAGAGTTCAAATAGGCTGCCATCAATGTGAGAGCGAAAGACCACCTGCTCATCATCCATCTTCGTAAGCTGGGCCAGACTGAAGACCTGGAATCCACCACTGTCGGTCAGAATCGGACCATCCCAGTTCATGAATTCATGCAGCCCGCCCAGTTCCT
This genomic stretch from Gimesia sp. harbors:
- the yajC gene encoding preprotein translocase subunit YajC; the protein is MRLTLSITTLAREENEMHTLLSTLLVLAQETPAKQPAGPSFLVQSLPLIVIVIFFYFIMFRPQQKERARREQALKELKKNDRVVTIGGIIGTIANISESDQEVTLKIDDNSKMKVRRSAIQGLYQVETKETTS
- the tgt gene encoding tRNA guanosine(34) transglycosylase Tgt — its product is MSQFHFELIHTDSRTQARAGRWHTPHGIVDTPAFMPVGTLASVKGLLPEQLKQVGTQQVLANTYHLALRPGAEIVQELGGLHEFMNWDGPILTDSGGFQVFSLAQLTKMDDEQVVFRSHIDGSLFELSPEKAVKIQEQLGADCIMCLDECPPHDVPLEKMQEAVDRTTKWAARCRDAQKRDDQALFGIVQGGTDQKMRERSAEGLLPLEFPGYAIGGLSVGEKPEDMYSTLDFTTPMLPVEKPRYLMGVGRPSDLIEAIMRGVDLFDCVMPTRNGRNGMAFTSQGRVNLRNQKHARDPSPLDPECDSPGSRDYSRAYLRHLFMAREMLGPILISLHNIAFYQKLVRDLREAILNDQVEEFRAVHLARWNASF